From a single Drosophila sulfurigaster albostrigata strain 15112-1811.04 chromosome 3, ASM2355843v2, whole genome shotgun sequence genomic region:
- the LOC133843344 gene encoding tryptophan 5-hydroxylase 1, whose amino-acid sequence MSASGKSLLGLWLYRSGEQEWSVKQGSPLHTLKKDSSTSSSSSSPSPSATSHASLSRHASAPNDNFLLFSPKKQQDRNGSGGAVDAVRQHAPGERISILFTLKNQVGNLARALQVFQELGINVLHLELSPLETSSNQADVLVDVECDPRRLDQVVKMLNREVASVNYTSVNAHSLARAPSLSACSSFDFGDMVWFPRKISDLDQAQNVLMYGSELDADHPGFKDPVYRKRREQFSAIANNFKHGNPIPRVQYTPEEVKTWGTVFVELHRLYQLHAVPEYMENWPELVKFCGYREDNVPQLQDVSSYLKRKTGFQLRPVAGYLSPRDFLSGLAFRVFHCTQYIRHSSDPFYTPEPDCCHELLGHMPLLANSSFAQFSQEIGLASLGACDADIEKLATLYFFTVEFGLCKQSDSSFKVYGAGLLSSIAELQHAITAQEKIKKFDPELTCKEECIITSYQNAYYYTDSFEEAKEQMRAFAESIQRPFGVRYNPYTSSVEVLSNAQKITAVVSELKGDLSIVCSALRKISATDENLDVDSIANMLHNSLNVRAANGGNANSPDNLEHYIAEGD is encoded by the exons ATGAGTGCATCGGGCAAAAGTCTTTTGGGCTTGTGGCTATATCGCAGTGGCGAACAGGAATGGTCCGTTAAACAAGGCAGCCCATTGCATACACTTAAGAAGGACTCTTCaacttcctcttcctcttcgtcGCCATCGCCGTCGGCCACGTCGCATGCAAGTCTCTCTCGACATGCCTCGGCGCCCAACGacaattttctattgttttcaCCCAAAAAACAGCAGGATCGCAATGGCAGCGGCGGAGCTGTTGATGCAGTGCGTCAACATGCGCCTGGTGAACGAATCTCCATTTTATTTACGCTCAAAAATCAAGTGGGAAATTTGGCACGCGCCTTGCAAGTTTTCCAGGAGCTGGGAATCAATGTGCTGCACTTGGAATTGTCGCCACTCGAGACATCTAGCAATCAGGCCGACGTCCTAGTGGATGTCGAATGTGATCCACGTCGCTTGGATCAGGTGGTCAAAATGCTCAATCGCGAGGTCGCCTCGGTCAACTATACGTCCGTGAATGCGCATAGTTTGGCCAGGGCGCCTTCGCTTTCGGCCTGCTCCAGTTTTG ATTTTGGCGATATGGTTTGGTTTCCACGCAAAATTTCGGACCTAGATCAAGCTCAGAATGTGCTAATGTATGGCTCTGAGTTGGATGCAGATCATCCGGGTTTCAAGGATCCAGTTTATCGCAAGCGACGTGAACAATTCTCGGCCATAGCCAACAACTTTAAGCA TGGCAATCCCATTCCTCGAGTGCAGTACACACCTGAGGAGGTGAAAACTTG GGGCACGGTGTTTGTGGAGTTGCATCGTCTCTATCAGCTGCACGCGGTGCCCGAGTACATGGAAAACTGGCCCGAGTTGGTCAAGTTTTGTGGCTATCGGGAGGACAATGTGCCCCAGCTCCAGGATGTCAGTTCCTATCTGAAGCGCAAGACGGGCTTTCAACTGCGTCCCGTGGCGGGTTATCTTTCGCCCCGTGATTTTCTCTCTGGTTTGGCTTTTCGAGTGTTCCACTGCACACAGTACATCAGGCACTCGTCGGATCCCTTCTACACACCTGAACC TGATTGCTGTCATGAACTCTTGGGTCACATGCCGCTGTTGGCCAACTCGAGTTTTGCCCAGTTCTCGCAGGAGATTGGTTTGGCTTCGCTTGGCGCTTGCGATGCGGATATTGAAAAATTGGCAACG cTCTACTTCTTCACTGTGGAGTTTGGACTCTGCAAGCAGTCGGACAGCAGCTTCAAGGTGTATGGCGCTGGTCTCTTGAGCTCCATAGCTGAGCTGCAACATGCAATAACCGCGCAGGAAAAGATTAAGAAATTTGATCCGGAATTGACCTGCAAGGAGGAGTGCATCATCACATCCTATCAGAATGCCTATTACTACACGGATTCCTTCGAGGAGGCCAAAGAGCAAATGCG cgCCTTTGCTGAGAGCATACAACGTCCTTTTGGCGTCCGCTACAATCCTTATACGAGCAGCGTTGAGGTTTTGTCCAATGCGCAGAAGATCACGGCTGTGGTCAGCGAGTTGAAGGGTGATCTGAGCATTGTTTGCTCCGCCTTGCGCAAGATCTCGGCCACCGATGAGAATCTCGATGTGGACAGCATAGCGAACATGTTGCACAACAGTCTTAATGTGCGTGCCGCCAATGGAGGCAATGCGAATAGTCCCGACAATCTGGAGCATTACATAGCCGAAGGCGATTAG
- the LOC133843345 gene encoding uncharacterized protein LOC133843345 yields MISHTVRVFKLMYIVAGILISNEEICDTVDRIQIAPRVEMKRVELEQRDLTLTNKSDASPTTKRRRKVSVTGLAGGMVRGVTSQVTSRVSNRISWLQKVPLIIAQWRALALSFTVWTIPNILMEYTSSYVSKKFFINSDCDMIYK; encoded by the exons ATGATTTCCCATACAGTGAG AGTCTTCAAGCTGATGTATATCGTGGCTGGCATACTGATTAGCAATGAGGAAATTTGCGACACTGTCGATCGCATACAGATCGCGCCACGCGTCGAAATGAAACGCGTCGAACTGGAGCAACGTGACTTGACACTGACCAACAAATCAGACGCATCTCCCACCACAAAACGGCGTCGCAAAGTCAGTGTCACTGGCCTCGCCGGTGGCATGGTGAGAGGCGTCACCAGCCAGGTGACGAGTCGGGTCAGCAATCGGATCAGTTGGCTGCAAAAGGTGCCGCTGATCATCGCTCAATGGCGTGCCTTGGCCTTGAGCTTTACGGTATGGACCATACCCAACATTCTGATGGAATACACTTCCAGCTATGTTAGCAAGAAGTTCTTCATCAACAGCGACTGTGATATGATCTATAAATAG
- the LOC133844272 gene encoding JNK-interacting protein 1 isoform X1: MADSEFEEFHRPIFEPHAVSSSPFGKKKNTHAFYSLIPNDDLDDSHSSKSDGSDQEEEAKLQRQVEDDELGDGLKVTLSSDGSLDTNDSFNSHRHHPLNHQDAIGGFIGINGMTTGPGPVTIGATTELLTPTAAAATRRRRKLPEIPKNKKSSILHILGAAGQTPCTLADEFRIGGATATGGAPPRSNQQRSFLSLKCGYLLDEDSSPDSERLQSLGDVDSGHSTAHSPNDFKSMSPQITSPVSQSPFPPPFGGVPFGQLEMLEATHRGLHKFVPRHHDEIELEIGDAIYVQKEAEDLWCEGVNLRTGRQGIFPSAYAVDLDYNEFDPTVQLVKKERYLLGYLGSVETLAHKGTGVVCQAVRKIVGEYGNSPTGQTCILEVSDQGLRMVDRSAPNNKKEKKPCIDYFYSLKNVSFCAFHPRDHRFIGFITKHPTVQRFACHVFKGSESTRPVAEAVGRAFQRFYQKFIETAYPIEDIYIE; encoded by the exons ATGGCCGACAGCGAATTTGAGGAATTCCATAGGCCCATATTTGAGCCACATGCAGTCAGCAGCAGCCCAtttggcaaaaagaaaaacacacatgcattttaCTC tctcaTACCCAACGATGACCTGGATGATTCGCACTCCTCGAAAAGTGATGGCTCCGatcaggaggaggaggcgaaACTACAGCGTCAAGTCGAGGACGATGAGCTCGGCGATGGCCTGAAGGTGACACTCTCCTCGGATGGTTCGCTCGACACGAATGATTCATTCAATTCGCATCGCCATCATCCGCTGAATCATCAGGATGCCATTGGCGGCTTCATTGGCATCAATGGCATGACAACTGGCCCCGGACCCGTGACCATTGGCGCCACCACAGAGCTGTTGACACCCACAGCTGCAGCGGCCACACGACGTCGTCGCAAGCTGCCCGAGATAcccaaaaataagaaat CTTCCATTCTACATATTCTAGGTGCCGCTGGACAAACGCCCTGCACGCTGGCGGATGAGTTTCGCATTGGCGGCGCCACAGCAACTGGAGGAGCTCCGCCACGCTCCAATCAGCAGCGCTCGTTCTTGTCGCTCAAGTGTGGCTATCTGCTGGACGAGGACTCCAGTCCGGATTCGGAGCGTTTGCAGAGCCTGGGCGATGTGGACAGCGGACACAGCACCGCGCATTCGCCCAACGATTTCAAGAGCATGTCGCCACAGATCACATCCCCGGTGTCGCAATCTCCATTCCCGCCACCGTTTGGTGGTGTACCCTTCGGCCAGCTGGAGATGCTGGAGGCCACACATCGGGGACTGCACAAGTTTGTGCCCAGACATCATGATGAAATTGAACTAGAGATTGGAGATGCCATCTATGTGCAAAAGGAGGCCGAGGATTTGTGGTGCGAGGGCGTCAATTTGCGCACCGGACGTCAGGGGATCTTTCCCTCGGCCTATGCCGTTGATTTGGATTACAATGAGTTTGATCCGACGGTGCAGCTGGTGAAGAAGGAGCGCTACCTGCTCGGTTATCTGGGTTCCGTGGAGACGCTGGCACACAAGGGCACCGGCGTCGTCTGTCAGGCAGTGCGCAAAATTGTGGGTGAATATGGAAATTCGCCAACGGGACAAACGTGCATTTTGGAGGTATCCGATCAAGGATTGCGCATGGTCGATCGTTCGGCACCAAAT AACAAAAAGGAGAAGAAACCCTGCATCGATTACTTCTACTCGCTGAAGAATGTCTCGTTTTGCGCTTTTCATCCACGGGATCATCGCTTCATTGGCTTCATCACCAAGCATCCGACAGTGCAGCGCTTCGCCTGTCACGTCTTCAAGGGCTCTGAGTCGACACGACCCGTTGCCGAGGCTGTGGG ACGCGCTTTTCAACGATTCTATCAGAAATTTATTGAGACCGCTTATCCCATCGAGGACATCTACATTGAgtag
- the LOC133844272 gene encoding JNK-interacting protein 1 isoform X2 produces MADSEFEEFHRPIFEPHAVSSSPFGKKKNTHAFYSLIPNDDLDDSHSSKSDGSDQEEEAKLQRQVEDDELGDGLKVTLSSDGSLDTNDSFNSHRHHPLNHQDAIGGFIGINGMTTGPGPVTIGATTELLTPTAAAATRRRRKLPEIPKNKKCAAGQTPCTLADEFRIGGATATGGAPPRSNQQRSFLSLKCGYLLDEDSSPDSERLQSLGDVDSGHSTAHSPNDFKSMSPQITSPVSQSPFPPPFGGVPFGQLEMLEATHRGLHKFVPRHHDEIELEIGDAIYVQKEAEDLWCEGVNLRTGRQGIFPSAYAVDLDYNEFDPTVQLVKKERYLLGYLGSVETLAHKGTGVVCQAVRKIVGEYGNSPTGQTCILEVSDQGLRMVDRSAPNNKKEKKPCIDYFYSLKNVSFCAFHPRDHRFIGFITKHPTVQRFACHVFKGSESTRPVAEAVGRAFQRFYQKFIETAYPIEDIYIE; encoded by the exons ATGGCCGACAGCGAATTTGAGGAATTCCATAGGCCCATATTTGAGCCACATGCAGTCAGCAGCAGCCCAtttggcaaaaagaaaaacacacatgcattttaCTC tctcaTACCCAACGATGACCTGGATGATTCGCACTCCTCGAAAAGTGATGGCTCCGatcaggaggaggaggcgaaACTACAGCGTCAAGTCGAGGACGATGAGCTCGGCGATGGCCTGAAGGTGACACTCTCCTCGGATGGTTCGCTCGACACGAATGATTCATTCAATTCGCATCGCCATCATCCGCTGAATCATCAGGATGCCATTGGCGGCTTCATTGGCATCAATGGCATGACAACTGGCCCCGGACCCGTGACCATTGGCGCCACCACAGAGCTGTTGACACCCACAGCTGCAGCGGCCACACGACGTCGTCGCAAGCTGCCCGAGATAcccaaaaataagaaat GTGCCGCTGGACAAACGCCCTGCACGCTGGCGGATGAGTTTCGCATTGGCGGCGCCACAGCAACTGGAGGAGCTCCGCCACGCTCCAATCAGCAGCGCTCGTTCTTGTCGCTCAAGTGTGGCTATCTGCTGGACGAGGACTCCAGTCCGGATTCGGAGCGTTTGCAGAGCCTGGGCGATGTGGACAGCGGACACAGCACCGCGCATTCGCCCAACGATTTCAAGAGCATGTCGCCACAGATCACATCCCCGGTGTCGCAATCTCCATTCCCGCCACCGTTTGGTGGTGTACCCTTCGGCCAGCTGGAGATGCTGGAGGCCACACATCGGGGACTGCACAAGTTTGTGCCCAGACATCATGATGAAATTGAACTAGAGATTGGAGATGCCATCTATGTGCAAAAGGAGGCCGAGGATTTGTGGTGCGAGGGCGTCAATTTGCGCACCGGACGTCAGGGGATCTTTCCCTCGGCCTATGCCGTTGATTTGGATTACAATGAGTTTGATCCGACGGTGCAGCTGGTGAAGAAGGAGCGCTACCTGCTCGGTTATCTGGGTTCCGTGGAGACGCTGGCACACAAGGGCACCGGCGTCGTCTGTCAGGCAGTGCGCAAAATTGTGGGTGAATATGGAAATTCGCCAACGGGACAAACGTGCATTTTGGAGGTATCCGATCAAGGATTGCGCATGGTCGATCGTTCGGCACCAAAT AACAAAAAGGAGAAGAAACCCTGCATCGATTACTTCTACTCGCTGAAGAATGTCTCGTTTTGCGCTTTTCATCCACGGGATCATCGCTTCATTGGCTTCATCACCAAGCATCCGACAGTGCAGCGCTTCGCCTGTCACGTCTTCAAGGGCTCTGAGTCGACACGACCCGTTGCCGAGGCTGTGGG ACGCGCTTTTCAACGATTCTATCAGAAATTTATTGAGACCGCTTATCCCATCGAGGACATCTACATTGAgtag